In the genome of Ctenopharyngodon idella isolate HZGC_01 chromosome 16, HZGC01, whole genome shotgun sequence, the window atacagaaattaataaataatcaaagTTAAAATATGAAAGTAAGTGCTAAATTtagtgaaaaaaatgaatgattttCTTATAGAGAGATTATTCAATGATGTTTACTTCATCTGGACATTTCTTTGTTTACAggtaatgaaaatgaaaattttgattatttaaaaatgaaataattaaaaaaaatacaataataaaaaataaacaataaaaatagatttaaataaataaaaatagatttaaataatacatctaACAGTGCAGTATATAGCAAGGTAATGTaatagaaactaaatattttccacttatttataatattatttttatccgTATAAATGATGTCTTTATAAATGAAGTTTCGAATTAATTCTGTGATCAGAAGGTTCTGAAATAATCAGATCATCTGAGTCTGTGATTTCATAATTTTAGAACTTTACTCAACTTACATCCCGCACTGTTTCACAGAGGAAGCTGATCAGGATAACGCAGGTGCTGATGATGCAACAAAGCGAAAGAAACCTGTCAGCCACAGAAAACTAACCTTTCAGATCAGCATGCCACAGAACTTCCGTCCCGTTTCTTCCATCATTGACGTGGACATCATACCAGAATGCCACCGAAGAGTGCGTCTCTATCGCCAGGGCTCGGACAGACCTCTGGGCTTTTACATTCGTGATGGTACTACAGTCAGGGTAACTCCTTACGGTCTGGAAAAGGTTCCAGGCATCTTTATCTCCCGCATAGTACCCGGTGGACTGGCGGAGTGCACGGGACTGCTAGCCATTAATGACCAGGTCCTGGAAGTTAACGGTATTGATGTTATGGGGAAGACTTTGGATCAGGTAACCGACATGATGATTGCCAACAGCCACAACCTCATCATCACAGTAAAACCTGCAAACCAGCATAACAACATAAGGCGGAAAAGCTGCATTTCCTCAAGCTCGGGACACTATTTTGATAGTATGGACTCTGTAAGCTACCCAGGGCTGCCTATGATAATGAAAGCTTATGGTTTAGGTGCTGGCTCTGAGAGCGAAGAGGATGCAGATGTGATTGTCGAGAGCCCCATCAAACACCTGTCCCAGTTTGGTGCTTCAACCGCCTCTCGATCTTCTCAGCCACATGTTAATACCTCCTACAGGCCCCAAGTTTCTGCCAGACGGCCCAACTCGCTCATTTCGGCAGCGTCCTATCATTCTCAGCCTTGCCTGACCTATACAGCTCACACTGACCACAGCCTCCCTCTTCACAGGAATCTGAGAGCCAAGCAGCATTATGGGTTTAATCCAGCCGTCAGACAGGAAAGCTACAGTACCCATGACATTCTAAACACGTGGCATGTTGATCTGAGTAGCCATTTATTGTTGCCCCAGGGGGCAATGGAGGAAGATGGAATTGTTGTCATTTTGTAAAAGATAAACCTTCTGAAACGACACCACCCATTTTAAACTTTGAAATGACTCTGTGTACACAGAATTcttttgcatgtcatgtgcatgcATTACTTGCATATCTTGCAAGTTTTTACTGATAACTTTTAAGGTTACTATAGATTCTGTATGTTGAAGTATTGTTTTTGTTATACAtcatcaaaaatgttttaaaggggtggttcattatgatttcacttttttaactttagttagtgtgtaatgttgctgttagagcacaaacaacatctgcaaagttacgacgctcaaagttcaatgcattggggaatattttcttttacagaattctctgtttaaggactacaacaaacggctggtagggactacaaagagcttcttcccgggttactgacatcactaaccctaaaattgacataaaccctgcccctgagatcacgcaacaaaggggtgaggccatgttattgcaatacagtacgtaacacaaatgcaatagcatgtcataaaagcacgacgccaacataagttataaccgtaattaaactcaactatacctgttctatcttcatgtaGCATAttttctctggctctgtagtatcttacaacagttccaaCACGATCGATtcatagattatcatgacagaatatgctaatcaatgactttaagatatcccatatcagctacataaattcatcaactaaccattcagaagcgtcctgttgcattctacatgttgtaacttcttcttgagtctctccatcattgtccgacttcgatttgaacataaaaggctgaacagtttctgacattttcagtgagtcttcgtgaggtaatcggcgctgctaacacTAACAAGAGCTCTTGAAACCCCGCCCTCtgctttgcatttaaagggacacacaaaaacggagctttttttgctcaccctcaaaaagagacaaatttaacatggtataaaaaattatctgtgaggtattttgagcttaAACTTTACATACAccctctggggacatcagagacttatttttcatcttgtaaaaatggcattataccacccctttaaaaatgtatagttcaccctaaagatgaaaattctgtcatcttggACTCACCTTTATGTCTTTTCTTAtgtctttttaattttctttcttctgtagaacataaaaaaatatattttgaaaaatgttggtaaccaaatgTTTTGGTCATAtcatgcaaaattcacttttacatggtgtttgaacataaatgtgtgtctgCAGTGTTTACGCAATcaccctataatggtaaaaatccacccactcctcttttttaaatccccataaatcataagcagtgtctcagaacaagccgtttgcagaATGGAgcttttgtgacgtcacaaattcctaggccccgcccacaactgCTGATGgactctgccctattagcatagaccccgccctaggtgagctgtacacagtccgccatgtttatctccagagaatttaacagcagcattaaagtaataaatgtatttttattaaagctactaagttattcagtcaagagtagtgagtgattttctgttttgtttgattcatattaacagcataaatagcagtaggtactgtatattatgctgctttcattttaatacacagatctaatatacacatgtgaTTTCTTCACTTGCTGTTTACGTTAACAGACCAACTGTGTTGGTGaactgtttgtatttttgacatACCCTTGCATGTATTTGATAGTTTAAGCGCAATAACACATGAAAGAGAACTTGGTTTAATACTCACAAGATGCAatgacagccagctttctgtgcgcatgcttcagatgtgtgtgctcagaaaaccatatatcagaagtttagactgatatagctttaaaacacatgcagataaaacttttgtgatgatgaagaactaCAGTGTCACGTGAGCATGACCTCAATagaaatgataatcaaaaccaaacagatattttagtttttggcagagtatccgatGCACAAGCTAtaggctccaccctcttctggaaagtggggtgggagcagcagctcgtttgcatttaaagatacaggcatgaaaacagcatgtttttccttccactcaaaaatgggcatttacaacatggtatatggtatataaatgatctgtgggatattttgagctgaaacttcacagatactttctggggacacctgagacttatattacatcttgtaaaaggcataataggtcccctttaaactaATACTATTGGATCTCTTAGAGTTAATTGCTATTAACAGGCATACATTATTGTACTTAGCCTAGTGTTTGTTCTACTGTGTGTAGCACACGGTTTCTTAAAGGTCATTATTAGCAATTTCTTATTAAGCAACCACACAACAGATTTCTATACAGTGGATTGCACACAACAAAATAAAGTTTGTTCAAGAATTGTGTTGTTTcagctcattttaattaaggAAATTGAACAAGtagcaaatataatttttgatcaaatcacTTTTTAGTGACAGGCCTGTGTATCCCTACTGAATTTTAGTTAGTtcataacattattaaagggatagttcacccaaaaatgaaaattctgtcatcatttactcaccctcaagttgttccaaacctgtatacatttctttgttccgttgaacacaaaggaagatattttgaagaatgtgggaagctgaacagttttggggcaccattgacttcctagtattttttttttcctactatggaagtcaatggtgccccaaagcggcctggttacaaacattcttcaaaatatcttcctttgtgttcagcagaacaaagaaatttatacagatttggaacaacttgagggtgagtaaataatgagagatttttcatttttgggtgaactttaagtaaaaaaaaaaaaaaaaaaaatctcagtgtTTGACTTCTCTCAACTATGCCTTTTTACAGTATAGCATTATTATTGTATTGGGGCTCTGGGACCCACATAGATCACAGGATGAGctccccctgctggcctcactagaAATTTTTCAGGAGCAACCTTAATTTTcccaggaggaggaggagagagcTACAGGTTGACAGCTGCTGACTTCTGCACAAGATCTCCACAAGCATCCAATACACCCATTTTCCAGTATTCAATAAACTTACATAAAATCAATATAAGCTGTGAAAATCTTCCATGCTGACTCATAATCATGTTGATCTTGGTCTTTAGTTGCTCATATCAACAATGGTGCATAAAGGGACATCCTCATGTCTTTTCAAacctgctgaacacaaaataagatattttgaagaatgtttgtaaccagacAGTTTTGGTccatcaaatgaaaaaaaaaaaaaaaaaaaaaccagtgccatttctcaaaatatcttcatgttgCACAGAATAAAGAAtgtcatagaggtttggaatgacataagggtaagtaaatgattacagaattctcatttttgggtgaactaacctcaTTAGTTCAAGTGATTACATGCATTTATTAAGGAACATGATAACATTGACAAAAAATGATTCAGTAAAAACTCACAATAGTGAAAGTAATTTTTGGCACATGAGTATgaagttttgtgtttttaaatttattctCAAAATAAAGGAATGTCCCAGGCCATGTGACGATAGGAGGCCCATTTAGGTCCTTGTATCATGCATACACTGGGCCCAGTGGAGATACCCATAAAAATGATCCCCGGGCCCTTTAGTGATATGTTCCTGGTACATGCATGTGAATAGTTTTAAATTGAACTGACTTGCTTCAGCACTGATGCAAGAGACCACCTATAGCTACTGCAACAGGTAGCCACTACATATTATAGACAGCAACACTCCCATTTCCTTCTCATCATTTATCATAATGTCATACTTGaatccatcaatccatctcCTCATAAAAGCATCTGAAGGTGATGTACCACAGGTGTGTCAACATCACTCACAGGTGAAGCCTACAGCCATGGTCTTATGGTTAATTCCAATAACCAATGGCCATTACATTGATCAACTTTGTAAGATCAGCCCACCATTCTCCCATTGGTGGTTTTGCACTATGCAATATGTAAATCAGAAAACGTCACTTCCCGTCTTCCTGTGCGCCATGTTTTTCAGCAGGAGTGGGGTGATGTTTTAGTGAGATATAATCAAAAGTGGGCAATCCTGCGCTCGGTTCATATTTCGCCAGACGATCGTCAGTGCAATAAGGAACACGGATTGAGCGCATCCTGGATGCTTCATACGATGAAGTAGCCGATTCCATACTGCGCGCCTTCCACTGACGCCGGAAGAAAACGGACGCACGCAGACATCCATCCACTCAATCGCAGCTCTGTGTCAGATTATTAAAGGTAGACACAGGTTTATAATAGACCTTAAAATACAGTTCGGATTATGAATGACATGTATAGGTCTTTCTTCCGTACTACTTAAAAGGCACGACTCCTTCAAACAATTATAATGACATGTCCGAGACTGGTTTGAAACACAGCTTGCTAGGTACATGGTTACAACTAGCTAAATTTATTATAACTATGTTATAGGCCTTAATCATTTAGGTTAATTTAGGTGTCTCTTTAATATGCATTAGACTGACGCAAaataaacagattgaatttgGCGTTTGAAGGAGTAACATATGCATTGATTTGACAGGGCATTCAGAAACATTTCGTgttatttctgttttcatttacagGATCAACAAAATGTATCAAATTCCAGTGAAGAACCTGACAAAACTCAGACGACCAAGGAAACGCGTCAAAAGTATTTTGTGTGACATCGGGATGCAGCAGTGCCAAGATTTAATGGAGGTAGATTATTGTTGTAATTATGTTCTGATTATACCAAGGCTCAGTTGAATgcatgattctgattggctcactGATGTTCTGATGTTGATTATTCGGTCTTGATTGCATTACAGTTCTGTGTCACTCACTTCACCAAATCATTTTAGTTATTTCAAAGAACCTTACAAACTGCAAAGGAACAAGATTAAAATTTTGACAAAGAAATTGACCATTTCAAATTAAAGTTGGAATGTAATGGAAGAAGTAATAGCTCATTTCTTCCGTTTTGTGATGTACATACAAGTGAAATGGATTAttgagaaacaaaacaaaaagtaggGTGGGGATTTCTATGATTTGGTCCATCTGTTggtgattggatggaggcagatctgaatgcaagcttgcagttgatttaaaaaaaaaaaaaaaaaaaaaaaaaaaaggatggggTTTAAGTGACTAATGGAGAAAACTGATTGGAGAAGTCCGGCATACATTACCAGAGAGTCTGATGTTTCACCAGAAGAAcgagttaaaaaataaaatgcataatctattgatatatatttattgtacagaatatatttttaaaaattgatcaGTGTCaattaatattgaatatttaattctGCTTGCTCATTTCtgcctatttttacatttagattagaTGATTTCTAGATGACAGCAAATGTaaagttaatttttaataatcaataatcagTCTTTTATACTCTCAGTTGCCTAAATTCACATGTAGCatgtaaaactattttattttttactgtgttgtctttattttactttgttttgcACAATATCAGCATTTCTTCTGATATCATTATGTCTGCTAATGAAAATTTCTTTGTTTCCAACAGACATATAAATGTTTTGATGCTGGTGATGCAAGTTTTGACAACACAGAATGGGATGATTTCACTGATGGTCATgttggaaaaaagaaaaaaaaggtgatttgcaatgtgaaaagaaaaagaaaaaaaagaaagtattgTTTGTTATGTTATAACAACATATTTGTTTCCATCTTTTTAAATACGTTTGGcaccacttttttttaaataaataatttaaggTAGCAGTTAAACTTTTCAGTTTGAGTGGGATGAATATTTTTTACACTGTTTGTAAACATAATTTCAAGCCATATTAATCATGATATTACTTTTGTCCCTCAGTATCCATACCGGAGCCAAGCTCTGTGCTGCAGTCTGTGTTGGTACTCCAGCCGGTCAGTACCCACATTCAGAAGTCACATCCATCGCTGTCACTGGAAAGATCTGGAAGTGGCCTGTTTGTTAATGTGCCCCTACTGCCCATTTGTCAGCTCTCCGAAAGTCACAGAGCAACACATTCAGTTTTTCCACATGCTGCCATCAAAAGCCCATCGTATACCTCTCCAAAGCAACCCCAGCCATTCTTTGGCTCACGCACAGAAAACTGTGTCAGTTACAGTGTCAGCTGATGCCGCCGATGACAGATACACGTGTGCAACCTGCGGCTATCATGACTCTTTACTATACGTGATGAAGAAACACGTCTTGGTAAACCACTATGCTACGATGCTGGATCGCTTCTTCGGGCTCGGGTCGGACAGTACGCAAAAGGCTGGCGGTGTGCAGATACGCGACGGCGCATCAATGAAATATCATTGCAAAGTGTGCAAACTGCCAGCAGAGACCATTGAACATTTACTTTATCACATTTTAAGTTCAGAGAAGCACAAGGACCTGCACTGGCAAATAATGCCTTGTATAATTGAAAAAGACTGCATGAATCAAATGGCCGGATTGCAGAATCTGCTAAACCTCGCTCCAAAAGCGATGCAGCAGGTCACATTACTTGCAAGACCGAATTACATGCCGCAGCAGATGCAACAGACAAATGGAAACGGTACGGTTCTTCTGGCCGGCCCAAGCAACACGACAGCTTTGTTTTGCTCTCCTGGTGCAGGGCAGATGTTTCTGTCCCCACAAACGCAAGCTTTACTGTCGGGCACGACTGTGGCTGCGCTTCAGAATGCCCAGCATCAGCAGTCCCCCGGCGGGATGCCGCAAGTTTTGCCTACCTCTCCAGGTAATATGGTGATGCCAAACATGCCGCAAAGTGCACCCCAGACGGTACCCATCACTATGTCCATTCCCAGGCTACCACAGACCCAGCAAGCACAGCAGGTACTGCTTCCGCCTGGCGTCCAGGTCAACCTCCCAGGCGAAATGGGTGTACGTCCGCCATTTCTTGTTACTCAAGGTCTTCAGTTGAACCAGTCAGTTCCCAGAGCTCCTCTCATAGCCTCGCAGTCTGTGCGTCTCATTCCCACAGGCAACAAAGTCAACGGCGTTCCGACATACACTCTAGCACCCTTTCAAGTCACCGTTCCCGTCCACGGTGGTCCCGCTCAAGTGGTATTGACGCAAAACCAGATCAGCCAGCCTTCAAATTCAGCGGTGGTGCCAGCAGGTCTCATGCCTACAGTTCAGAGGGCGATAAATAGAAATTCAGCACCAAATGAGCTGGCTGTGCTCGCGCCATTTTTGAAGAAACATGACGATCACACTGTCAAGTGCCTGAGGTGCAAGATTTTACTGACAGAGCAGGGGATTTTCCAGCATTTGCTGCATGGCTTGAAGTGTCTGTTCTGTCCTCAAATGTTCTACTCCTTCAAGCAGATCATGGAGCACACCAATAAAGAGCACAGTCTGAAAATCAAGGAAAACCGGCATTtcataaaagaacattttaatctCGACTGTGACGATGAGGGCAACCTCATGTTCAACACTTTTAATCTGAACACAGATGTTCCCAAAGATCTTCTTGACAACCGCGAGCTTAACCTTGCACTGGTCACCAGCACTCAAGATAAGctatacataaaaatgtatccaGACAAGGCAGAATACGCAACGGCGTTGAAGGTGGCACCTACCGCCTGCCCATTTTGTCAAGTAAAGCTTCAGAACTCTGAAGACTACGAGCTCCATCTTCAAACAAAACACCACATCGTTCCCACCATTCATGCAATACTAAAAACACCTGCTTACAAATGCATATATTGTTTTGGGGTGTATGCCGAAAAATCAACTCCGAAAACCATCTCCATTCACGTGCAGCGGTGTCGTTGTGCTCCCAAAGCGGTCAAGGAAGCAGAGAGGCAGCTAAATCCAGATACAACGGAACACCTTGATGGTGATTTATGTACTTCTGTTCAGATGGCCGGTTCTTCAGATGTGGCTTTTCAGGGGGGTCTTGAACTTGCCAAGCCAAAGAGAGAAGTAACCACGCCGAAGAACAGGAGAAGGAACTCCAAAGTTCCAAAGGTTGAAGTCCCTGAAACTCCAGTTGAACTCGTCTTGGAACCAATGGGGATGGAGAGGACATCGTTTGAGGACAGAAAAGACTTCCTTTCGCAGTACTTCCACAGAAAGCCATACGTGACGAAGACCGAAATCGAACTGCTCGCTTCCCGTTTGTGGATAAATAAGGCTGACGTAAAGGCTCACTTTAACAGCAAGCTCACCAAGTGCTTGAAAGCAATTCAGAAGAAGAGGGTTTGTGTACGTCTCGGGTTCAAAATGATTGAAGTGAACAAGGTGAAGCACAACCTCTTCATTCCCGAGGTAAAGCCTGTGAAAAAAAAGGATGCGAACGTGGTGAATCATGATGGACTTGTTCCAGAGGTAACTGTTAAAATAGAGGACGTTAGTGAAATGAAACATGACCTCTTCATGCAAGAGGtaactattaaaaaagaaaatgatgacaTGAATGAAGTGGGACATGACCTCTTCATCCAAGAGGTAACTGTTAAAAAAGAGGAAGTGAATGAAATGGAACATGATCTCTTCATTCCAGAGGTACGGCCTCTGTAAAAATGGctaaacatgtttgtttgatCAATTCTGTTTGTATACAGCATGTTCACACTAGGATGTAAACCATTGcaaactgtttatttaaaattagttgATCTATAAGATGGTTTGCCTCTTGGCATTAGTCTATGGAAAAAGGGGAACCTACAGCAATGCTGAAAAGACTCTACACTcgacatttttgtatttttgttgtaTATAGTtcatatgatgatgatgatgttaaaaagttttttattacatatctttattgcaagaaaaaaacacTCAGTTTCCCATCTTTTATATTAaagtcatactttttttttttttgggacacTTGTACTATACTTTTGGGGAAGTCTAGTGAAATAGTTTggcatttaacattttatattagaactgtaaagaaaatgaaagcttggttaattattattactaactGGCAAATTAGGCAGCATTTCATAACTGTATCACTGAAAGAGACACTTTATGGTGTtttcatggttttttttttcatataatataCTGTAATCATTTCAGACGTGAAAAAAGACAAGTGCCTCCGTGTCCTATTTAAAGTTTGCAGTTGTATTTGCCTCTTGGAATAAACGTGACTAAATATTACAGATGTGTGGTTTACTCAATATAAAATTCTTTGCGATTTAACAAGTATGATTTTCCTGAtgttattaatttgtttgtgttttatatattttatttgtcaattaTTGATACACATGACGTACTGTATATTACACATGGTCATTTTTTGTTatctaaaaaagaaaatgtaagttGCTGACAAGTCATTACATAAAAACTATGTCTATCATAAATGCTAGAGGAATTAGACAACCATTGTAGTTTGTAAACATATACTTAAGTAAAAACATGCTTCAAAAATTCATATTTGGAAAAACTTATAAAATACCCATGAGAAAGTACTGAGGGAATCATAGCAGATAGAGTTCAACTGTTGGGTTAtggaagtaaaaatcccattcattgtATCCATAGGAGAAttgtttttgaaattttaataattttaagacCTATTGTGAGCAATGTGATTGTTCATAAAtggtatatgcttttgttgaagctttttttttttttaaataaaatatcatgtGGGATAATCAAATGATCAATGGAATTCCTGGTGAAGCaatacattacccatgattctgcagaGAAATCGCTACCTCCACCCAAATATTGTCTTTTTGTTCGATTTTCAAATACATACATTTGCTCCAAATCAAAGTTTGTGATGTTGTTTCACCTCAGCTCTTTGATTTgtttcatggcatatttaactctttaaaaaATCCCTATGGGGAAAATAGCAAAAACACTTagctgaaaaagtgggcgggcactgttgcactctattagcctttcgggttggcctacaaattcACGTCATAAATGCAATCCACCAGCGTCGTCGATCGACTCCATCTGGATGAATTACTTCACCCTTCGCCTTCAGACAAATGTAGTCGATGCTGAGTGAGTGCAAGGATAAACCAAACTTGTGATCATGCTGGCTGTCAAGAGGGTTATGTGCTATAAAGAATGCGCATTCAGTCGATATACTGCAATAACAAGCATAATCTGTAAATCGACAGCACAACCTGAGACACAGCGCTTGTCCTGGTCTGTTATGCTTAAAGAAAGAAGCATTCACAGTTCAACCCGTCTTTCTGGAGGCAATAAATTGATGAAGATGCTGACCAAAAAGAAGTGAGTCTCCGTTTTGTATAAttgataaatacaaaataaaaagttacgCCAATTCTCTCTATGAACTTGCATGAGTTACATTATCGTTCTTTACAGGAAAAAACAGTGGTATGAATCTCCTCTACAGGTAAGaattcttccaaatatttttttcaattaattcaattaattttttaaatgtattttcgtGTTCAGTattgtttacttttttaaaatattgtaaatgtgAACAATAAAGCTGTGTTTACTCTGTACACATTAACTCTATAATTccatacatgtttttttttttgcacattttgccCATCCAGGCCACAGCTATTGGTCAGCCTGGCTTTCTGAAACCATCAAAGCGAAATAAAGAGGACAGTGTTCGTGTGAGGACTCTGAACAACATCATCTACAAAGCAGCGACAGACTTGCTGAGCTCCTATGAGGTCAACTCAGAGATCAGTGCCTACAATGTACAGATTTCAAAAGTAGGATATGTTCTTTCTTCTAAATTCCATGCCATCATTAATTATACCTCATATTTTCaataattaaagggataattttcacaatttactctccctcatgtcgttccaaacctgtatgactttcttttgtaACACAAAATATACTacacaaatgtttaatttcttCACAAA includes:
- the pard6ga gene encoding par-6 family cell polarity regulator gamma a, which codes for MNRALRKSQSLRSCSVLEVKSKFGAEFRRFSLDRCEPGRYKDFYRLIVRLHHLWQMDVLIGYADVQGELLPINNDDNFCKAVTSTQYLLRIFIQLQEEADQDNAGADDATKRKKPVSHRKLTFQISMPQNFRPVSSIIDVDIIPECHRRVRLYRQGSDRPLGFYIRDGTTVRVTPYGLEKVPGIFISRIVPGGLAECTGLLAINDQVLEVNGIDVMGKTLDQVTDMMIANSHNLIITVKPANQHNNIRRKSCISSSSGHYFDSMDSVSYPGLPMIMKAYGLGAGSESEEDADVIVESPIKHLSQFGASTASRSSQPHVNTSYRPQVSARRPNSLISAASYHSQPCLTYTAHTDHSLPLHRNLRAKQHYGFNPAVRQESYSTHDILNTWHVDLSSHLLLPQGAMEEDGIVVIL
- the adnp2a gene encoding activity-dependent neuroprotective protein 2a; this translates as MYQIPVKNLTKLRRPRKRVKSILCDIGMQQCQDLMETYKCFDAGDASFDNTEWDDFTDGHVGKKKKKYPYRSQALCCSLCWYSSRSVPTFRSHIHRCHWKDLEVACLLMCPYCPFVSSPKVTEQHIQFFHMLPSKAHRIPLQSNPSHSLAHAQKTVSVTVSADAADDRYTCATCGYHDSLLYVMKKHVLVNHYATMLDRFFGLGSDSTQKAGGVQIRDGASMKYHCKVCKLPAETIEHLLYHILSSEKHKDLHWQIMPCIIEKDCMNQMAGLQNLLNLAPKAMQQVTLLARPNYMPQQMQQTNGNGTVLLAGPSNTTALFCSPGAGQMFLSPQTQALLSGTTVAALQNAQHQQSPGGMPQVLPTSPGNMVMPNMPQSAPQTVPITMSIPRLPQTQQAQQVLLPPGVQVNLPGEMGVRPPFLVTQGLQLNQSVPRAPLIASQSVRLIPTGNKVNGVPTYTLAPFQVTVPVHGGPAQVVLTQNQISQPSNSAVVPAGLMPTVQRAINRNSAPNELAVLAPFLKKHDDHTVKCLRCKILLTEQGIFQHLLHGLKCLFCPQMFYSFKQIMEHTNKEHSLKIKENRHFIKEHFNLDCDDEGNLMFNTFNLNTDVPKDLLDNRELNLALVTSTQDKLYIKMYPDKAEYATALKVAPTACPFCQVKLQNSEDYELHLQTKHHIVPTIHAILKTPAYKCIYCFGVYAEKSTPKTISIHVQRCRCAPKAVKEAERQLNPDTTEHLDGDLCTSVQMAGSSDVAFQGGLELAKPKREVTTPKNRRRNSKVPKVEVPETPVELVLEPMGMERTSFEDRKDFLSQYFHRKPYVTKTEIELLASRLWINKADVKAHFNSKLTKCLKAIQKKRVCVRLGFKMIEVNKVKHNLFIPEVKPVKKKDANVVNHDGLVPEVTVKIEDVSEMKHDLFMQEVTIKKENDDMNEVGHDLFIQEVTVKKEEVNEMEHDLFIPEVRPL